The following coding sequences lie in one Euhalothece natronophila Z-M001 genomic window:
- a CDS encoding ribbon-helix-helix domain-containing protein produces MESQKLSISLSPEMVAFIEDYQQKTRCQSRSQVIAEALSLLKTQELEKAYQEASAELDEAWENTAGDGLGDKTW; encoded by the coding sequence ATGGAATCGCAAAAACTTTCTATTTCCTTATCCCCAGAGATGGTTGCTTTTATCGAGGATTATCAGCAGAAAACTCGGTGCCAATCTCGTTCTCAGGTTATTGCGGAAGCACTCTCCTTATTAAAAACGCAGGAACTGGAAAAAGCGTACCAAGAAGCCTCTGCTGAACTCGATGAAGCATGGGAAAATACAGCAGGAGATGGGTTAGGGGATAAAACGTGGTGA
- a CDS encoding glycosyltransferase — protein MPQNPWTDNNSYEELNPIETLLSDWSDVDNDEEDWSLYLQGIGGRRWKAAVTLMMVWGTTIALHLLAWGSWLVLGVTILFSIQVARIIWSSPTPSPQPLPQQDLGNAPTVSILVAAKNEEAVITELVESLCHLDYPQDKYEIWIIDDHSTDQTPALLDQLAQSYKQLRILHRPANATGGKSGALNQALSLSQGEIIAVFDADAQIPEDLLRHVVPFFQQASMGAVQVRKSIANAGLNFWTKGQAAEMALDSYFQQHRVSLGGIGELRGNGQFVRRRALASCGKWNEQTITDDLDLTIRLHLDQWEIGFLSHPSVQEEGVTSAIALWHQRNRWAEGGYQRYLDYWRWIIRNPMGFKKTLDLSAFLLFQYILPTAAIPDFLMVIVRQNPPLYFPATAMMFTLSIWGMLRGVQTTSDTPSINTAIRQTLRGTIYMLHWLLIIPSMTARVAVRPKKLNWVKTTHQGQEEQHCET, from the coding sequence ATGCCACAAAATCCTTGGACAGACAACAATTCTTACGAAGAGTTAAACCCAATTGAAACCCTATTATCAGACTGGTCTGACGTAGATAACGACGAAGAAGACTGGAGTTTATATCTGCAAGGAATTGGTGGCAGACGCTGGAAAGCCGCAGTAACCCTAATGATGGTTTGGGGGACAACTATTGCCCTGCACTTGCTAGCTTGGGGATCATGGTTAGTTTTAGGAGTAACCATACTATTTAGTATACAAGTTGCTCGTATTATCTGGAGTTCTCCCACTCCTTCGCCTCAGCCCTTACCACAACAAGATCTAGGCAATGCTCCTACTGTTTCCATATTAGTCGCCGCCAAAAATGAAGAAGCAGTCATTACCGAATTAGTGGAAAGCCTATGTCATTTGGACTATCCCCAAGATAAATATGAAATTTGGATTATTGACGACCACAGCACTGATCAAACCCCTGCTTTATTAGATCAACTTGCCCAGTCCTATAAACAATTAAGAATTTTACATCGACCCGCCAACGCCACAGGAGGAAAATCAGGGGCATTAAACCAAGCCCTTAGCCTCAGTCAAGGGGAAATTATAGCTGTCTTTGATGCTGATGCTCAAATTCCAGAAGATCTTTTGCGCCACGTTGTTCCCTTTTTCCAACAAGCTAGTATGGGGGCAGTACAAGTACGAAAAAGTATTGCCAATGCAGGATTAAACTTCTGGACAAAAGGACAAGCTGCGGAAATGGCATTAGATAGTTATTTCCAGCAACATCGCGTTAGTTTAGGGGGAATTGGCGAACTGCGAGGAAACGGTCAATTTGTCCGCCGTCGCGCCCTTGCCAGTTGTGGGAAATGGAATGAACAAACCATTACTGATGACTTAGACTTAACCATTCGCCTACACTTAGATCAATGGGAGATTGGGTTTCTCTCTCATCCCAGTGTGCAAGAAGAAGGAGTCACTAGCGCGATCGCGCTTTGGCATCAAAGAAACCGTTGGGCAGAAGGAGGCTATCAACGCTACCTCGACTATTGGCGTTGGATCATTCGTAACCCCATGGGCTTTAAAAAAACCCTCGATTTAAGTGCCTTTCTTCTCTTCCAATACATTCTTCCCACCGCTGCTATTCCCGACTTTCTCATGGTCATAGTTAGGCAAAATCCCCCCCTTTATTTTCCCGCTACTGCGATGATGTTTACTCTCTCAATTTGGGGAATGTTGCGAGGAGTACAAACCACCAGCGATACCCCTAGTATCAATACCGCCATCCGACAAACCCTCCGTGGCACTATTTATATGCTGCATTGGTTACTAATTATTCCCAGTATGACCGCTCGCGTTGCCGTTCGACCGAAAAAACTAAATTGGGTAAAAACTACTCATCAAGGACAAGAGGAACAACATTGCGAGACTTAA
- the uvrB gene encoding excinuclease ABC subunit UvrB, translating into MSTFNLQSSYKPTGDQPIAIAQLTESLQKNNRFQTLLGATGTGKTFTIAHVIEKLGKPTLVLAHNKTLAAQLCNELREFFPNNAVEYFISYYDYYQPEAYIPVSDTYIEKSASINDEIDMLRHSATRSLFERKDVIVVASISCIYGLGMPKEYLNAAIPLQLGEEINQRQLLRDLVSVQYTRNDTELGRGKFRLKGDVLEIVPAYEDRIVRVEFFGDEIDSLRYVDPTTGEVLQSLGGLNIYPARHFVTPDDQLEIACQNIEAELKQRLEELETEGKLLEAQRLEQRTKYDLELLREVGYCNGVENYSRHLAGREAGDPPECLVDYFPDDWLLVVDESHVTVPQLRGMYNGDQSRKKVLVDHGFRLPSAADNRPLKAEEFWQKVNQCIFVSATPGDWEMEESNGNIIEQVIRPTGVLDPKVFVRPTEGQIDDLLGEIQQRAEKEERVLVTTLTKKMAEDLTEYCQEREIRVRYLHSEIHSIERIEILQDLRKGTFDVLIGVNLLREGLDLPEVSLVAILDADKEGFLRSERSLIQTMGRAARHVDGQVILYADTLTESMERAIQETERRRKIQMEYNEQNGITPQSIVKAQSNSILSFLDISRRLNAQQLEMVYEQADDLPLDKIPQLVEQLEAEMKEAAQNLEFEKAANLRDRVKKLREKLLRK; encoded by the coding sequence ATGTCAACATTTAATCTACAATCTTCTTACAAACCCACGGGAGATCAACCGATCGCGATCGCGCAATTAACCGAATCTTTACAAAAAAATAACCGCTTTCAAACTTTACTCGGTGCAACGGGAACGGGAAAAACATTTACCATTGCTCATGTTATTGAAAAACTGGGAAAACCAACTTTAGTGTTAGCCCATAATAAAACCCTAGCGGCGCAATTATGTAATGAGTTACGAGAATTTTTTCCTAATAATGCTGTAGAGTATTTTATCAGTTATTACGACTATTATCAACCCGAAGCCTATATTCCCGTCTCTGATACTTATATTGAAAAATCGGCTTCTATTAATGATGAAATTGATATGTTGCGACATTCAGCAACGCGATCGCTGTTTGAACGCAAAGATGTCATTGTCGTAGCTTCCATTAGTTGTATTTATGGCTTAGGAATGCCGAAAGAATACTTAAACGCAGCGATTCCACTTCAATTAGGAGAAGAGATCAATCAGCGTCAGTTATTAAGAGATTTAGTCTCTGTTCAATATACTCGCAATGATACCGAATTGGGACGAGGAAAATTTCGTCTCAAAGGAGATGTATTAGAAATTGTTCCTGCTTATGAAGATCGCATTGTTCGCGTAGAATTTTTTGGCGATGAAATTGATAGTTTACGTTATGTTGATCCAACAACGGGAGAAGTTTTACAAAGTTTAGGGGGACTGAATATTTATCCGGCCCGTCACTTTGTTACTCCTGATGATCAATTAGAAATTGCCTGTCAAAATATAGAAGCAGAATTAAAGCAACGATTAGAAGAACTGGAAACAGAAGGAAAACTATTAGAAGCACAACGATTAGAACAAAGAACCAAATATGATTTAGAATTACTGAGAGAAGTGGGATATTGTAACGGAGTTGAAAACTACTCCCGTCATTTAGCAGGAAGAGAAGCAGGTGATCCCCCAGAGTGTTTAGTGGATTATTTTCCTGATGATTGGTTATTAGTTGTTGATGAATCTCATGTAACCGTTCCCCAGTTAAGAGGAATGTATAATGGCGATCAATCGCGGAAAAAAGTTTTAGTTGATCATGGTTTTCGGCTTCCCAGTGCAGCCGATAACCGTCCTTTGAAAGCAGAAGAATTTTGGCAAAAGGTGAATCAATGTATTTTTGTTTCAGCAACTCCTGGGGATTGGGAAATGGAGGAATCAAATGGCAATATTATAGAACAAGTGATTCGTCCAACTGGAGTTTTAGATCCAAAAGTGTTTGTACGTCCCACAGAAGGACAAATTGATGATTTATTAGGAGAAATTCAGCAACGGGCGGAAAAAGAAGAGCGAGTTTTAGTAACTACTTTAACTAAAAAAATGGCTGAAGATTTAACTGAATATTGCCAAGAAAGAGAAATAAGAGTGCGCTACTTACACTCAGAAATTCATTCCATTGAACGTATAGAGATATTACAAGATTTAAGAAAAGGAACGTTTGATGTTTTAATTGGTGTTAATCTTTTAAGAGAAGGGTTAGACTTGCCCGAAGTGTCTTTAGTTGCCATTTTAGATGCAGATAAAGAAGGCTTTTTACGATCAGAACGGTCTTTAATTCAAACCATGGGACGAGCGGCGCGTCATGTGGATGGACAGGTAATTTTGTATGCTGATACCTTAACTGAGAGCATGGAAAGAGCCATTCAGGAAACAGAAAGACGGCGCAAGATTCAAATGGAGTATAATGAGCAAAATGGAATTACCCCACAATCGATTGTAAAAGCCCAAAGTAATTCTATCTTATCCTTTTTGGATATTTCTCGCCGTTTGAATGCCCAACAGCTAGAAATGGTCTATGAGCAAGCGGATGATCTACCATTGGATAAAATTCCGCAATTAGTCGAACAATTGGAAGCCGAGATGAAAGAAGCAGCCCAGAATCTAGAGTTTGAAAAAGCAGCTAATTTGCGCGATCGCGTTAAGAAATTAAGGGAGAAACTTTTAAGAAAGTAA
- a CDS encoding four helix bundle protein, with protein MVSQRFQDLKVYRLAEDLSEEIWKIVRQWQPLEKDTVGKQIIRSADSIGANIAEGLGRGSFQDNKRFVKIARGSLYETQHWLRRAYYRQLLTQEQLNRLKQLVDELAPKLNAYLNSIGKSNN; from the coding sequence ATGGTAAGTCAACGATTTCAGGATTTGAAGGTTTATCGACTAGCGGAAGACTTGTCAGAAGAAATTTGGAAGATTGTTAGACAGTGGCAACCCTTAGAAAAAGATACTGTCGGAAAACAAATAATTCGCTCTGCCGATAGCATTGGGGCAAATATTGCTGAAGGATTGGGAAGAGGTAGCTTTCAAGACAATAAGCGATTTGTCAAAATAGCAAGAGGGTCGTTATATGAAACTCAACATTGGTTAAGAAGAGCTTACTATCGTCAACTCTTAACTCAAGAACAATTAAATAGATTAAAGCAGCTTGTTGATGAATTAGCCCCAAAATTAAACGCATATCTAAACTCCATTGGTAAATCTAATAACTAA
- a CDS encoding bifunctional sterol desaturase/short chain dehydrogenase, with protein sequence MLIEWQWGAIALFSVVWVELVRDSYHLLSHFWKPLYRLHNIHHRVFRPDLTVIDPALYRRSQWQNDVPEHSVMLAASLLPFFLTSHWIGLTGTVYTFFFLISAIGRGLGWSYVDELTDITHRPGAFTKLPGRWFVNRPYHWRHHFDDQRAYYCSTFTILDKLLGNSISLKGKRVAVTGASGTLGKGLLEALRDRGAKVTALTSKSESVVLKDHSEVNTITWKLGHEEEIISELEKIDILILNHGVNVYGERTPSAIECSYEVNAFSSWRLLESFLTTIRTNEDKACKEVWVNTSEAEVSPALSPLYELSKRTLGDLVTLRRLDSPCVIRKIILGPFKSKLNPFGVMSGSWVAKQIVNLAVRDFRNIVVTINPFTYLIFPLKEFFVSLYFRLFSSKT encoded by the coding sequence ATGCTAATAGAATGGCAATGGGGCGCGATCGCGCTGTTTAGTGTAGTTTGGGTGGAGTTAGTTCGAGATAGTTATCATTTATTATCTCACTTTTGGAAACCCCTTTATCGCTTGCACAATATTCACCATCGTGTGTTTCGTCCCGACCTCACTGTGATTGATCCAGCGTTGTACCGTCGCTCTCAGTGGCAAAATGATGTCCCTGAACATAGCGTTATGTTGGCGGCAAGTTTGTTACCCTTTTTCCTCACGTCTCACTGGATTGGTCTCACAGGGACGGTTTATACGTTCTTCTTTTTAATTAGCGCGATCGGGCGAGGACTAGGCTGGAGTTATGTTGATGAATTAACCGATATTACCCATCGTCCGGGGGCTTTTACTAAGTTGCCAGGTCGTTGGTTTGTGAATCGTCCTTATCATTGGCGACATCATTTTGATGACCAAAGGGCTTATTATTGTAGTACGTTCACGATTTTAGATAAATTGCTAGGTAATTCAATTTCACTGAAAGGAAAACGAGTGGCGGTAACGGGTGCTTCAGGAACGTTAGGGAAGGGGTTGTTAGAAGCATTGCGCGATCGCGGTGCTAAGGTCACTGCTTTGACTTCCAAATCGGAATCAGTAGTTCTAAAAGATCACAGCGAAGTCAACACCATTACTTGGAAACTGGGTCACGAAGAGGAAATTATCTCTGAGTTAGAAAAGATTGATATTTTAATTCTCAATCATGGGGTGAATGTTTATGGGGAGCGAACTCCAAGCGCGATCGAATGTTCTTATGAGGTTAATGCCTTTTCTAGCTGGCGATTATTAGAGTCGTTTCTAACCACAATTAGAACCAATGAGGATAAAGCCTGTAAGGAAGTTTGGGTAAACACCTCTGAAGCAGAAGTTAGCCCTGCTCTTAGTCCCCTTTATGAGCTTTCTAAACGGACATTGGGAGATTTAGTCACGTTGCGTCGGTTAGATTCTCCTTGTGTAATTCGGAAAATTATTTTGGGGCCATTTAAAAGTAAACTGAATCCTTTTGGCGTGATGTCAGGGTCTTGGGTAGCAAAACAAATTGTTAATTTGGCGGTGCGTGACTTTCGCAATATTGTTGTCACGATTAATCCGTTCACTTATTTAATTTTTCCGTTAAAAGAGTTTTTTGTTTCTCTGTATTTTCGGTTGTTTTCGTCTAAAACATAA
- a CDS encoding ATP-binding protein, whose product MSSDYSRPSVSGLLQDAASLLLYQSVLADEIGQALLALLHRLHHNDHRNACLSAYGEFFKLLADANQTWQSHLVNRILSDQNPFSRQVQFTALEALPPALVEAAQNDLYALKSLYNLSGKSLSLLVKTACQLKYSPTVWESSFQADHFLHNTERWQSVLPQLAQYYQTYGCGIFAQYYAFTWQKGELVGISNPDPITLHEIVGYDWQKETLEKNTEFLLRGYSALNVLLYGSRGSGKSSLVKGLLNQYRFQGLRLVEVPKSELKDLPIILEQLRGQPQKFIIFVDDLSFEEDDDAFKALKVVLEGSVTAKAQNVVVYATSNRRHLIREFFEDRPRPSDQDEVHAWDTVQEKLSFSDRFGLTLTFEPANQETYLSIVHHLAALAQISLSKEELEFRAKQWATRHNGRSGRSARQFINFLQGELSSQR is encoded by the coding sequence ATGTCTTCTGATTATTCTCGCCCTTCTGTAAGTGGCTTATTACAAGATGCAGCGTCTCTATTGCTTTATCAATCAGTGTTAGCTGATGAAATTGGACAAGCGCTTTTGGCACTATTACACCGATTACATCATAATGATCATCGCAATGCTTGCCTCAGTGCTTATGGCGAGTTTTTTAAGCTACTGGCAGATGCTAATCAAACTTGGCAATCTCATTTAGTTAATCGCATTTTATCTGATCAAAATCCATTTTCTCGACAAGTCCAGTTTACTGCTTTAGAAGCATTACCCCCTGCTTTAGTAGAAGCTGCCCAAAATGATCTTTATGCCTTAAAATCTCTCTATAATTTGAGTGGTAAGAGTTTAAGTTTATTAGTCAAAACTGCTTGTCAGTTAAAATACTCCCCCACAGTTTGGGAAAGTAGTTTTCAAGCTGATCATTTTCTCCATAATACGGAAAGATGGCAGTCAGTCTTACCGCAATTGGCGCAATATTATCAAACCTATGGCTGTGGGATTTTCGCTCAATATTATGCCTTTACTTGGCAAAAGGGTGAATTAGTGGGAATTTCTAATCCTGATCCGATTACACTCCATGAAATTGTGGGCTATGATTGGCAAAAGGAAACTTTAGAAAAAAATACAGAGTTTCTCTTAAGGGGATATTCGGCGCTAAATGTTCTCCTTTATGGCAGTCGCGGTTCAGGAAAATCCTCTTTGGTGAAGGGCTTATTAAATCAGTATCGGTTTCAGGGGTTACGGCTGGTAGAAGTTCCTAAGTCGGAATTAAAGGATTTACCGATTATTTTAGAGCAATTGCGAGGGCAACCGCAGAAGTTTATTATCTTTGTGGATGATCTCTCTTTTGAAGAGGATGATGATGCGTTTAAGGCTTTAAAAGTGGTTTTAGAAGGAAGTGTCACAGCGAAAGCCCAAAATGTGGTGGTTTATGCTACCTCCAATCGTCGTCATTTAATCCGTGAATTCTTTGAAGATCGCCCGCGCCCTAGTGATCAAGATGAGGTTCATGCGTGGGATACGGTACAGGAGAAGTTATCCTTCAGCGATCGCTTTGGCTTAACCCTAACCTTTGAACCAGCTAATCAGGAGACTTATTTAAGTATTGTGCATCATTTGGCAGCGTTAGCACAAATTTCGTTGTCAAAAGAAGAATTGGAGTTTCGGGCGAAACAGTGGGCAACTCGCCATAATGGACGTTCTGGGCGCAGTGCGAGACAGTTTATTAATTTTCTACAGGGTGAGTTATCCTCACAGAGATAG
- a CDS encoding phosphoketolase family protein produces MTVASTIPAFCQGIQHFAESIPEFETYGQESAIAQGETKISSPSDPKAVYQTLLGAEALRYLTLQITASKQSGHPGGFASIAEGIAALMMLGYKNIITEVGHHAPGFYSNVFLDRSLEDMGIETVQQLRDRFRETHGLLGHLSGQIPGLLNPAGPLGQGQHFAMAAARLHPDTLFPVTIGDGGIGEPYVMSSIAHFHTAYPNVTNFLPILVWNGYSQEHHSMVSTKTNDEMKRYFTGNDFQEVILVDAKDYDDANQTGDYVDSSLFSFKQRLAFTQAILENTAKAAQSALDGKLTVLIIKQLKGTGVHKRGAKSHNLYPGDTVEKDYIVNALKERALTPEAWELVRNNFTRAGGGSASKTVVTEKEIPLPDVGTLPKEEYSVGGEKKVATTAMGALVAHVGKQDPNFIVSNADGNAASGINNINQALKIIHPTADEDYFQQPQGQVYEPLSEDACAGLAASTALMGARSLWCSYESFAINGLPIWQTVTQAMAELRRATPSTITLFTAGALEQGRNGWTHQRPEVENYFAGMMRNGNIFPLFPCDANSIQVCYEWALNTKNKGITITASKSGLPVRSTFQQTQEGLEKGAFILQETPGNQMVVLAVIGDMTLMPALEAANQLEAQGLGSKVVSVISPRRLYRPSDVATENCAEADTQFISDADFNTLFQGDALIGITGGSSAMLEPIMLRSTCPRDTLAWKRGETAASANDVMAINGLTAENFVKRAVSLLS; encoded by the coding sequence ATGACAGTTGCCAGTACTATTCCTGCCTTTTGCCAAGGGATTCAACATTTTGCAGAGAGTATTCCCGAATTTGAGACTTATGGACAAGAAAGCGCGATCGCGCAAGGAGAGACCAAAATCAGTTCTCCCAGCGATCCCAAAGCCGTTTATCAAACCCTCTTAGGAGCAGAAGCCCTGCGTTACCTCACGCTACAAATCACCGCTTCCAAACAATCAGGACACCCCGGTGGCTTTGCCAGTATTGCTGAAGGAATTGCCGCCTTGATGATGCTAGGGTACAAAAACATTATTACCGAAGTGGGACACCATGCCCCAGGCTTTTATAGTAATGTCTTTTTAGACCGTTCCTTAGAAGACATGGGAATTGAAACCGTGCAACAATTGCGCGATCGATTTCGGGAAACTCATGGACTCTTAGGACACCTTTCAGGACAAATTCCAGGCTTACTGAACCCAGCAGGGCCTCTCGGACAAGGGCAACATTTCGCCATGGCAGCGGCAAGACTCCATCCTGATACTCTCTTTCCTGTAACAATTGGTGATGGGGGAATTGGTGAACCTTATGTCATGTCGAGTATTGCTCATTTCCATACCGCTTACCCCAATGTGACAAACTTCCTTCCTATCCTGGTTTGGAATGGCTACTCCCAAGAACATCACAGCATGGTTTCTACTAAAACCAATGACGAGATGAAACGCTACTTTACAGGAAATGATTTCCAAGAAGTCATCTTAGTAGATGCCAAAGACTATGATGATGCCAACCAAACAGGAGACTATGTAGATAGCAGTCTCTTTTCCTTTAAGCAACGGCTTGCCTTTACCCAAGCTATTTTAGAAAACACCGCTAAAGCTGCTCAATCAGCATTAGATGGTAAATTAACTGTCTTAATTATCAAACAACTCAAAGGAACAGGTGTCCATAAACGTGGCGCAAAATCTCATAACCTTTATCCTGGAGATACTGTCGAAAAAGATTATATTGTTAACGCCTTAAAAGAACGTGCTTTAACCCCTGAGGCTTGGGAATTAGTTCGTAATAACTTTACCCGTGCTGGCGGTGGTTCAGCCTCTAAAACGGTTGTTACAGAAAAAGAAATTCCCCTTCCTGATGTCGGAACTTTGCCTAAAGAAGAATACTCTGTGGGTGGTGAGAAGAAAGTAGCTACTACCGCGATGGGCGCATTAGTGGCTCATGTGGGAAAACAAGACCCTAACTTTATTGTTTCTAACGCCGATGGTAATGCTGCCTCTGGTATTAATAATATCAATCAAGCCCTAAAAATTATCCATCCCACTGCTGATGAGGACTATTTCCAACAACCGCAAGGACAAGTTTATGAACCTCTCAGTGAAGATGCTTGTGCTGGTTTAGCCGCTTCTACTGCTTTAATGGGAGCAAGAAGTTTATGGTGTTCTTATGAATCATTTGCAATTAATGGACTACCAATATGGCAAACCGTTACCCAAGCCATGGCAGAATTACGACGGGCAACCCCTTCTACTATTACCCTATTTACGGCTGGGGCATTAGAACAAGGGCGCAATGGTTGGACACACCAACGCCCAGAAGTGGAAAACTATTTTGCAGGGATGATGCGAAATGGCAATATTTTTCCTCTCTTCCCCTGTGATGCCAATAGTATCCAAGTTTGTTATGAATGGGCTTTAAACACCAAAAATAAAGGGATTACCATTACCGCTTCTAAATCAGGTTTACCGGTTCGCAGTACCTTCCAACAAACGCAAGAAGGATTAGAAAAAGGTGCGTTTATCCTTCAAGAAACCCCCGGTAATCAAATGGTGGTTTTAGCCGTAATTGGTGATATGACATTAATGCCAGCTTTAGAAGCAGCCAACCAGTTAGAAGCCCAAGGCCTTGGTTCAAAAGTGGTTTCTGTCATTAGCCCCCGTCGTCTTTATCGTCCTAGCGATGTGGCAACAGAAAACTGTGCTGAAGCTGATACACAGTTTATTAGTGATGCTGACTTTAATACCCTTTTTCAAGGAGATGCGTTAATTGGGATTACAGGCGGTTCTAGTGCCATGTTAGAGCCGATTATGTTACGTAGCACCTGTCCCCGAGATACCTTAGCTTGGAAGCGAGGAGAAACCGCAGCCAGTGCGAATGATGTGATGGCAATTAATGGCTTAACAGCAGAAAACTTTGTGAAGCGAGCAGTTAGTTTATTAAGCTAA
- a CDS encoding WbuC family cupin fold metalloprotein — translation MNQSAIKLLNQSLINTVAKEAINSERLRKNYNFHELPDTVQRFVNIMQPGTYVRPHRHTRPENKNGFEFFLMLQGKIGVLLFDDQGNITHQEQLGEESENYGIEIAEGTFHTLVALAPNTVMFELKEGPYIPTSDKDFLPQFPHEGSSEAQKQVKNWESLFCY, via the coding sequence ATGAACCAATCAGCCATCAAACTCCTTAATCAATCGCTAATTAATACTGTGGCTAAAGAGGCGATAAACAGTGAACGCCTGCGAAAGAATTATAACTTCCATGAACTGCCCGATACAGTGCAACGGTTTGTGAATATTATGCAACCTGGAACCTATGTTCGACCACACCGCCACACCCGTCCTGAAAATAAAAATGGCTTTGAATTTTTCCTCATGCTTCAGGGAAAAATAGGAGTATTATTATTTGATGATCAAGGAAATATTACTCATCAAGAACAACTAGGCGAGGAATCAGAGAATTACGGAATTGAGATTGCTGAAGGAACATTTCATACGCTTGTTGCGTTAGCTCCCAATACGGTAATGTTTGAACTGAAAGAAGGGCCCTATATTCCCACCAGTGATAAAGACTTCCTTCCTCAGTTTCCCCATGAAGGAAGCAGTGAGGCGCAAAAGCAAGTTAAAAACTGGGAAAGTCTCTTTTGCTATTAG
- a CDS encoding DUF6888 family protein → MVTNEQALTSVAISQNLTTTLCSIELFRFDETRKIIYILAVTSLDEELEIIIDEFGELDRP, encoded by the coding sequence ATGGTTACTAACGAACAAGCCCTCACCAGTGTAGCGATTTCTCAAAACCTTACCACTACCCTTTGTTCAATTGAACTATTTAGGTTTGATGAAACAAGAAAAATAATTTATATTTTGGCAGTAACCAGTTTAGATGAAGAATTGGAAATCATAATTGACGAATTTGGAGAATTAGATCGACCATGA
- a CDS encoding DUF6887 family protein: MTDQLEQMSRKEVRDYLRRNPNDDNAWEIFFQKLDHSPKQKISSLDEFKQLLKQKTNPNQTNN; this comes from the coding sequence ATGACTGACCAACTAGAGCAAATGAGTCGCAAAGAAGTTAGAGACTATCTTCGCCGTAACCCCAATGATGACAATGCTTGGGAGATTTTCTTCCAAAAATTAGATCACTCTCCAAAGCAGAAAATCTCATCATTAGACGAATTTAAACAACTCCTTAAACAGAAGACTAATCCTAATCAAACCAATAATTAA
- a CDS encoding type II toxin-antitoxin system PemK/MazF family toxin, whose protein sequence is MKRGEIYYAALDPVIGSESAKRCPVLIVSNDINNRVAATVTILPLTSQVSKIYPFEVFLPPEKSGLPKPSKVQAQQIRTISKQRLQGNQIGKLEPSLMQSVDATIKLHLSL, encoded by the coding sequence ATAAAACGTGGTGAAATTTACTATGCTGCCCTCGATCCTGTCATTGGTTCAGAATCAGCTAAACGCTGCCCCGTATTGATTGTAAGCAATGATATTAACAATCGAGTCGCGGCTACTGTGACTATTTTGCCCCTAACTTCACAAGTAAGCAAAATCTATCCCTTTGAAGTGTTTTTACCTCCTGAAAAAAGTGGTTTACCTAAACCTTCTAAAGTCCAAGCCCAGCAAATTAGAACCATCTCAAAACAGCGGCTTCAAGGCAATCAAATTGGAAAATTAGAACCATCTCTAATGCAATCAGTTGATGCAACGATTAAATTACATCTATCTCTGTGA